In the Ranitomeya imitator isolate aRanImi1 chromosome 2, aRanImi1.pri, whole genome shotgun sequence genome, CCCTTCTATATTTCTTATTAAGTCCACTTCATGTCACTTTGTTTTTCTCGGCAGCTTCTTTACAGTTTTCTTTTCTTTCTCTAACTTAGAAGCGTTGATGTTAATCATATATACTTTTCTGGTTGCATAATGAGCTAATTTGTTAGACATGACGCGTTTTGCCTTTTGCTTCCATTAATTGCACTGATAATTACAGACTTTTCGTGTTTGTAGATTTAAAGGCTGCTTTAACAACAAAATGACATGCGATGGCAAATATTGCTCAAGGTTTCCCTTTCCTTCACACAAGCTTTTGATCTTCGTTAATTTAACACTTAACTTATCCCAGGGCTCAATTTTCCATTTATACTTAGACAAATAAAGGGAATGAAGAAGAAATCTGAGGAGCTGGAAACTCGACAAAAAATAATCTTCATATCTTAATGAATTCGCAGCGTGGAAGTCGCGCTctgtattttttcctttttatcTCTTCTCccattaactttttttattttctttttcttccaatgtattcatttccatttctTTTCCACTTTGCCTCCATTTCCTTCCTTTATTTCTTCTCCTTTACTATGCTTCTTTTATTTGACTTCTTCCTTAGCACTTTTTATTTTCATTAATTCCTTTCTTCTTCCTTTCACTTAAtttccttctttcctttttttcctttataCTTCTCTTTGATCTTCTCCTTTATGTTGGTTTCTTACTATTCTCCACACTTTCCCATGCATGAATATTtgaacccctttccgacgttgggcgtaatagtacgcacaTGTCGGACTCctcctgtttggtgcaggctccggtgctgagcccgcaCTTTTCCAGGCACATAACAACTGATCtatgcagctgacatgtgcccacaacagccgcaggtggaatcgcaatccacccacggcTTTTAACTAGATAAAGTGTGtgtgtgcctaaaatacaaaggaaatgtgtcatatttaactttaggacttttagagatcatttaatcttcatttTGCTCAACTTTCACATTCCACTGTAAATTCCCCACTCCCTATAAGGTCCACAGTTCTCATAATTTCCACCAATCCAATAAATACTGTATTCCACTAAGTGTGCCCAGTCCTTATAATATTCACCGTCCCTATGATTTCCACATTCCGCATAATTTCCACTGTCCCCAACATTTCCCATGTTCCCATCATTTTCCCAGCTCCCATAATTTCCACAGTCCCTATAATTTCCACTTATCCCATAATTTCTACCATCCCTATCATTTCTCCAGTCTCTATAATTCCCATAGTCCATGTAATTTTCAGAGCCCCCATAAAAATTACAGTCCCTATAATTCTCCCAATCCCTATAATTTCCCCAGTCTCCATACTTTCCCCAGCCCCCATAAAGTCCCCAGTCTCCATTATTTTCCCGTCACCATAATTTCCATCATCACCATAATCTCCCCAGTCCCCATAATTTCCCCAGTCCCCATAATTTCCCCAGTCCCCATAATCTCCCCAGTCCCCATAATTTCCCCAGTCTCCATAATTTCCCCAGTCCCCATAATTTCCCCAGTCCCCATAATTTCCCCAGCCTCCATTATTTCCCCAGTCCCCATAATTTCCCAGTCCGTATAATCTCCACAGTCTGTATAATTTCCCCAGTCTCCATTATTTCCCCATCCCCATAATTTCCCCAGTCCCCATAATTTCCCCAGCCTCCATAATTTCCCCAGCCTCCATAATTTCCCCATCCCCATAATTTCCCCAGTCCccataaagtcccgagtctccatTATTTCCCCGTCCCCATAATTTCCATCATCACCATAATTTCCCCAGCCTCCATAATTTCCCCAGTCCCGATAATTTCCCCAGTCCCCATAATTTCCCCAGTCTCCATAATTTCCCCAGTCCCCATAATTTCCCCAGTCCCCATAATTTCCCCAGTCCCCATAATTTCCCCAGCCTCCATAATTTCCCCAGTCCCGATAATTTCCCCAGTCTCCATAATTTCCCCATCCCCATAATTTCCCCAGTCCCCATAATTTCCCCAGTCTCCATAATTTCCCCATCCCCATAATTTCCCCAGTCCCCATAATTTCCCCAGTCCCCATAATTTCCCCAGTCCCCATAATTTCCCCAGTCTCCATAATTTCCCCAGCCTCCATTATTTCCCCTGTCCCCATAATTTCCCCAGTCCCCATAATTTCCCCAGTCCCCATAATTTCCCCAGCCTCCATAATTTCCCCAGTCCCGATAATTTCCCCAGTCCCCATAATTTCCCCAGTCCCCATAATTTCCCAGTCCGTATAATCTCCACAGTCTGTATAATTTCCCCAGTCTCCATAATTTCCCCAGTCCCCATAATTTCCCCAGTCCCCATAATTTCCCCAGTCCCCATAATTTCCCCATCCCCATAATTTCCCCATCCCCATAATTTCCCCAGTCCCCATAAAGTCCTGAGTCTCCATTATTTCCCCGTCCCCATAATTTCCATCATCACCATAATTTCCCCAGCCTCCATAATTTCCCCAGTCCCGATAATTTCCCCAGTCCCCATAATTTCCCCAGTCCCCATAATTTCCCCAGTCTCCATAATTTCCCCAGTCCCCATAATTTCCCCAGTCCCCATAATTTCCCCAGTCCCCATAATTTCCCCAGTCTCCATAATTTCCCCAGCCTCCATAATTTCCCCAGTCCCCATAATTTCCCCAGTCCCCATAATTTCCCCAGTCTCCATAATTTCCCCAGCCTCCATTATTTCCCCAGTCCCCATAATTTCCCCAGCCTCCATTATTTCCCCATCCCCATAATTTCCCAGTCTGTATAATCTCCACAGTCTGTATAATTTCCCCAGTCCCCATAATTTCCCCAGCCTCCATAATTTCCCCAGCCTCCATAATTTCCCCAGTCCCCATAATTTCCCCAGTCCCCATAATTTCCCCAGTGCCCATAATTTCCCCAGTCCCCATAATTTCCCCAGTCTCCATAATTTCCCCAGCCTCCATTATTTCCCCAGTCCCCATAATTTCCCAGTCTGTATAATCTCCACAGTCTGTATAATTTCCCCAGTCCCCATAATTTCCCCAGCCTCCATTATTTCCCCTGTCCCCATAATTTCCCCAGTCCCCATAATTTCCCCAGTCCCCATAATTTCCCCAGCCTCCATAATTTCCCCAGTCCCGATAATTTCCCCAGTCCCCATAATTTCCCCAGTCCCCATAATTTCCCCAGTCCCCATAATTTCCCAGTCCGTATAATCTCCACAGTCTGTATAATTTCCCCAGTCTCCATAATCTCCACAGTCTGTATAATTTCCCCAGTCTCCATAATTTCCCCAGTCCCCATAATTTCCCCAGTCCCCATAATTTCCCCAGTCTCCATAATTTCCCAGTCCGTATAATCTCCACAGTCTGTATAATTTCCCCAGTCTCCATAATTTCCCCAGTCCCCATAATTTCCCCAGTCTCCATAATTTCCCCAGTCCCCATAATTTCCCCAGTCCCCATAATTTCCCCAGTCTCCATAATTTCCCCAGCCTCCATTATTTCCCCTGTCCCCATAATTTCCATCATCACCATATTTTCCCCAGTCCCCATAATTTCCCAGTCCGTATAATCTCCACAGTCTGTATAATTTCCCCAGTCCCGATTATTTTCCCAGTTCCCATAACTTCCCCAGTCCCTATTATAAGGCCGCCAGTCTCTTTCTTTTCATTAGAAACTAATATCCTTCATTAATAAATCTCTGTATTATTTAGAGCCATTTATGGAAAAATTTAATTTTAGAGAGAATTGAATTTTCAGCAAATGGAATTTGTTTTTAATTTCCCAAGATTATTGGATTCGGGCAAATCTGAATTTTAATCAATTTTCTTTGCTCAAATTCAGCAAAGTATTGTCTGCCAATCACAAATGTGGAAAACGATTGTCCCTGTTGTGAAATGACATTTAAACCTGCTCATAAATcagtctcggcagcacatcgtcctgtgtaacCAGTGTGTGCTGCCGAGAACTGTTACATTGTACACGCACATAACGATCATGTGACTGATCATCCTGTGCACCGGTTTGTGCGTTTATCCTACAGAAATAGGCTTCCTAATGGCCTCTGACCACTGGCATGTGGCCGCTCCGTGGTCGTTTAGTGGCTTCTGGTGCTCGGTGTAAGCGCAGCTTAGGTTTGCACTAAAATTACACAGAATTGGTAAATTCTCCCCACGGTGTCAAAGAGCAACCACCAATTCTTGCAAGAGGAGAAAATGCCGTTACAGAAATTGCATTAATTTGGGCGTAGCAATGCGAATAAAGTGATACATTTCACCTCCGGAATGTGTGGCTTGTACATTCTGGTAATTGCAGCTTTTTGCTACTTATATCTTTCACCGATGTACGTTTTATCTCATCTATCTATGGATATTCGGCAGCGCGCTTTTCATCCCAGTATCTTTCTCCTCTTCTAGCTTTCCCATGTTAGTGACACCATGTAATGTTTCAGTGGTGTCATCTTTGGAGGTAACTGCACATAAATTAATTTGCAGAATGAAAAGTCACAATCACAAGTTTGTACATTAGCAGGAAGCTCGCTGTGGGAAGGAGACCTGGAGTGATGAGAATCACAGGCACATCCAGACGACAAGCCTTTGGAGGCATCTTTACAATACAGGGGAGGCTGTAAGATATGTTGATCCTGCATATGTTAACAATGCATAATAAAACTCCTGCAAGAGATAAATGTTTTATTAGACAGTCTGGTAATTCGACAGTAAATATTTGCTCAGCTGCTTTCTTTGTTAGAAGAGAAAgctgggaaaatgtaaaaaaaatggtgaaaagtCTGCAGGATGACATCAGCCAGGATGGTAAAAGATACaataaaagagaagaaaaaaagataCTTTACAAAAGGAACCTTTGAAACATTTACAAAAAATGATGTCAGCTTCGAAAAGTGATGTGTTCTTGAAGTTCATCTCACAGTCGTTGACCACAAGGCCCCTGGTGAAAATGTCcattctgcaggaaaaaaaaatacaaaaagacaacaacaaaataTTCCAAGTTACAACATTCGATTCTAAGGTAATAATAAGAACATGGAAAGCACAGAGGCTCTGACAAAAGCACAGCTGTGTCCGTGCCGTCGGGTCTCACACCAGTGGAACGTCTCATTAAACTCCATTGTCCGGAGCTGAAAAGGCGACTGGAAATCAAAAAACCAAACACAAATGATAGCACAAGCTTAGATAATCGGATaaaatgtccaaaagagaaacactgCAATAAATCCAATGCAATTCAATGCGGTTCTACTGTACTCAGAGTAAAATCCCACAGTCGCTCGATGATCTACTCGATTACTCTTTGGAATCACTTATCATACTCATGTTTTATAATGGAATCTTTGAAGGAGTCAATAAAAATGCAATAACAACCAACACTGCCAAACTCCAGAAGAAAATGATCTGAATGGTAACAGATATGGACGAGCAGACAACGACAGAAAGGAGAAAGTGTGAACAGCGTTCAGGCCAGCGTGGCCTCCACAGAGGAAGGGCAAGCTCTGATATTAAGGATGAGATACATTGAGAATCATACTGAAGTGTTCGCATGGTAGGGGATGGTTTATGCAGCGATTAATATAGTCAGGATCAGTCAAAATGATGGGGGTCTCACACTAGCCCCCACTGCTCAGCTGCAGGAAATCTCATGCTATATGGCCACCGTTCAGCTAAATGAGTGAAAATGTAAAGCCTGAAGAGACCAAGTCTACAAGAGAGATAATAGTGTGACGAGAAGGTATCCATAGTGGGCTCCATAGTGGGCTCCATTGTGGGCTCCATAGTGGGTGTCTATAGTGGGCTCTATAGTTGGCATCTATAGTGGGCTCCATAGTGAGCATCCATAGTGGGCTCCATTGTGGGTTCCATAGTGGGTGTCCATAGTGGGCTCCATCGTGGGCTTCCATATTGGGCTCCATAGTGGGCATCCATAGTTGGCATCCATAGTGGGCTCCGTAGTGAGTGTCCATAGTGGGCGTCCATATTAAGCTCCATAGTTGGCATCCATAGTGGCATCCATAGTGGGCTTCATAGTGAGCGTCCATAGTGGGCTCCGTAGTTGGCATTCAAAGTGGCATTCATAGTGGGCTCCATAGTGAGCGTCCATTGTGGGTTCCATAGTTGGCATCCATAGTGACATCTATAGTGGGCTCCATAGTGAGCATCCATAGTGGGCTCCATAGTTGACATCCTTAGTGACATCCATAGTTGACTCCATAGTTGACGTCTTTAGTGGCATCCACAGTAGGCTCCATAGTTGACGTCCTCAGTAGCATCCATAGTGGGCTTCATAGTAAGCGTCCATAGAGGGCTCCATAGTTGACATCCTTAGTGGCATCCATAATGGGCTCCATAGTGAGCATCCATAGTGGGCTCGATATTTGGCATCCATAGTGGCATCTATAGTGGGCTCCATATTGAGCATCCATAGTGGGCTCCATAGTTGACATCCTTAGTGGCATCCATAGTGGGCTCCATAGTGAGCATCCATAGTGGGCTCCATAGTTGACATCCTTAGTGGCATCCATAGTGGGTTCAATAGTTGGCATCCATAGTGGCATCCATAGTGGGCTCCATAGTGAGTGTCTATAGTGGGATCCATAGTTGACGTCCTTAGTGGCATCCATAGTGGGCTCCATAGTGAGCATCCATAGTGGGCTCCTTAGTGTGCTCCATAGTGGGCTCTATAGTCAATATCCCTTGTGGGCTCCATAGTGAGTGTCCATAGTGGACCCTGTAGTAGACATCCATAGTGAGCGTCCATAGTGGGCACCATTATGGGATCCATTGTGGGCTCCATAGTGGGCGTCCATAGTGGGCTCCATAGGGTGTCCATAGTGGGCTCCTCcatcctgaggaggtggtgatggcgaactcagtcgaggggttcaagagaggcctggatgtcttcctggagcagaacaatattgtatcatacaattattaggttctgtagaaggacgtagatctggggatttattatgatggaatataggctgaactggatggacaaatgtcttttttcggctttactaactatgttactatgttactatgtatgctcTATAGTGGGCTCCATAGTCGATATCCATAGTGGGCTCCTTAGTGGCATCCATAGTGGGCTCCATAGTGAACATCCATAGTGGGTCCCTCTATGAATTTCATACTCCCTCTTAGCAATAACATGCCAAGCCAGCCTTTTTACGCAGGCACCAAGCCAGGTCTGTCCTCTTCTGACTCTTCAGTTTGGCCTTTTTAGTCCGGTGTGATGCAGTGGTAGCACTGTGCACAGTGAaaatggcagtgacccaagcaagatcAAACAAAACATTCCTTTAATgcgttacttcacacagtccataAGAATACATAGTACATGGCTTTatatttgcagtccctaaacaggctggacttccctttgtccagttttccTGGGCGATCACAAGCCAGGACCAAGTCGCTTTACTCATGCAGTGCACAGCAcgctgtatcctccggatcgcagctgggtAAATAAAAGTCAGCCCGAGAGGCTggggtgtcagtctctttggttcgtcttgcccctgtgttgcttcacacagggagtgctctgcagacagttgctctgtctgcttccaaaccaacactgacacacctccccctttACTACagtgcttttaatcagtcactgcttcaccattctaatcacagctacacctgtgtctgcagtacgccctcatggcctcactacgcctccaTGCACATTCTAGAGCGtacaaacagtgccccctagcagtaacaggggtcactgcctgacATATCCCCCCccattcatacctgtggggttgaacagttGTTACCCTGTATGGGCGTGAGATAGGGCATCGGCATGCCCCTGTGACATCCCCTCTCGACACTacactaagaaaccaaagtagggactggAACCATCAATCGGCacatgcatccctcccctttgcgtttctctTCCATATTTTATTATGGGACCACCCACACCAttctccattgcagaagccaagCCTTCTTTTCTGATTAACCATAGATTTGGGCCAGTTTTAGGTGGTCTCGACCTTGTTTTTTTTGGTTCACTAACCCACACTagtcatcctgtcacctaagtacTTGCCTTTGGGCCCTTGGTACCGTTTACTCCATACCCTTACCCATGCCCCGCTGACTATGTTATGCTGAAACCTCTTACGATCTTCAGGTTCTACGACCGAATCAACATCTTCAATTTCTCCTGCCATTACCTCTAGGGGAAgcttatcgggattacactc is a window encoding:
- the LOC138661405 gene encoding uncharacterized PE-PGRS family protein PE_PGRS20-like; its protein translation is MGTGENMVMMEIMGTGEIMEAGEIMETGEIMGTGEIMGTGEIMETGEIMGTGEIMETGEIIQTVEIIRTGKLWRLGKLWGLGKLWGLGKLWRLGKLYRLWRLWRLGKLYRLWRLYGLGNYGDWGNYGDWGNYGDWGNYRDWGNYGGWGNYGDWGNYGDWGNYGDRGNNGGWGNYGDWGNYTDCGDYTDWEIMGTGEIMEAGEIMETGEIMGTGEIMGTGEIMGTGEIMGTGEIMEAGEIMEAGEIMGTGEIIQTVEIIQTGKLWGWGNNGGWGNYGDWGNNGGWGNYGDWGNYGDWGNYGDWGNYGGWGNYGDWGNYGDWGNYGDWGNYGDWGNYGDWGNYGDWGNYGDWGNYRDWGNYGGWGNYGDDGNYGDGEIMETQDFMGTGEIMGMGKLWGWGNYGDWGNYGDWGNYGDWGNYGDWGNYTDCGDYTDWEIMGTGEIMGTGEIIGTGEIMEAGEIMGTGEIMGTGEIMGTGEIMEAGEIMETGEIMGTGEIMGTGEIMGTGEIMGMGKLWRLGKLWGLGKLWGWGNYGDWGNYRDWGNYGGWGNYGDWGNYGDWGNYGDWGNYGDWGNYGDWGNYRDWGNYGGWGNYGDDGNYGDGEIMETRDFMGTGEIMGMGKLWRLGKLWRLGKLWGLGKLWGWGNNGDWGNYTDCGDYTDWEIMGTGEIMEAGEIMGTGEIMGTGEIMETGEIMGTGEIMGTGEIMGTGEIMGTGEIMVMMEIMVTGK